Proteins encoded together in one Janthinobacterium tructae window:
- a CDS encoding DUF3016 domain-containing protein has protein sequence MQKQTTRALVAGLALLASSAAWAGTEVQFSKPDQYTDVPFNPQERDDVLKELSRHFEKLGASLPPGQTLKIDVTDVDLAGRENPSLRAGQEIRVMNGRVDWPRMRLHYVLEQDGKVIRSGDAALSDMSYLTRINHYFSNEKLRYEKLMIDDWYANTFGVKVKRQARK, from the coding sequence ATGCAAAAGCAAACGACGCGCGCCCTGGTCGCCGGCCTGGCCTTGCTGGCCAGCAGCGCGGCCTGGGCAGGAACGGAAGTGCAGTTCAGCAAACCGGATCAATATACGGATGTCCCGTTCAACCCTCAGGAACGCGATGACGTATTGAAGGAACTGAGCCGGCATTTCGAGAAACTGGGCGCATCGCTGCCGCCCGGGCAGACTTTGAAAATCGACGTCACGGATGTGGACCTGGCGGGACGTGAAAATCCGTCCCTGCGTGCCGGGCAGGAGATCCGCGTCATGAATGGCCGGGTCGACTGGCCGCGCATGCGCCTGCACTATGTGCTGGAGCAGGATGGCAAGGTCATTCGCAGTGGCGATGCCGCCCTGTCCGACATGTCGTACCTGACCCGCATCAATCATTACTTCAGCAATGAAAAGCTGCGCTATGAAAAGCTGATGATCGATGACTGGTATGCCAATACCTTTGGCGTCAAGGTGAAACGCCAGGCGCGCAAGTAA
- a CDS encoding DUF3016 domain-containing protein: MRISKMAKTWLAALALAAGSSAWAGVQVTFDNPDDYSDVPFSSRDREQVLAGLENHFTWLGKSLPPGQDLRIEITDVDLAGREDPARRGAFDVRVMTGRADWPRLRLRYTLEQHGKVIASGNAYLSDMSYLQHINRYSRNDALRYEKRMIDDWFKNTFGVKLQGRSSPVMSLQPREVQRR; the protein is encoded by the coding sequence ATGCGTATTTCCAAGATGGCGAAAACATGGCTGGCCGCGTTGGCGCTGGCCGCCGGCAGCAGCGCCTGGGCGGGCGTGCAGGTGACGTTCGATAACCCCGATGACTATTCCGATGTTCCGTTCAGCTCGCGCGACCGGGAACAGGTGCTGGCGGGCCTGGAGAATCACTTCACCTGGCTGGGCAAGAGCTTACCCCCCGGCCAGGACCTCAGGATCGAGATCACCGATGTCGACCTGGCAGGACGCGAAGACCCGGCACGGCGCGGTGCCTTCGATGTGCGCGTGATGACGGGCCGTGCTGACTGGCCCCGCCTGCGCTTGCGCTACACGCTCGAGCAGCATGGCAAAGTCATTGCCAGCGGCAACGCTTATCTGTCGGACATGTCCTATTTGCAGCATATCAATCGTTATTCCCGCAACGATGCCTTGCGCTATGAAAAGCGCATGATCGACGACTGGTTCAAAAATACCTTCGGCGTCAAGCTCCAGGGCCGCAGCAGCCCCGTCATGAGCTTGCAGCCGCGCGAAGTGCAGCGTCGCTGA
- a CDS encoding thioesterase family protein has translation MARLKLEFPEDQYCYSSQLTVRTTDINAGNHLGNDSMISMISEARARFLFEFGVRDIEADGTGIIVTDLATTYRAEAHARDQLLFEVGVMDFNKYGGDITFRITRPRDNTLIAMAKSGFVFFNYKRSQVVPMPEEFGSKFPQVNWID, from the coding sequence ATGGCCCGTTTGAAACTTGAATTTCCCGAAGACCAGTACTGTTATTCCTCGCAACTGACGGTACGCACCACGGACATCAATGCCGGCAACCATCTCGGCAACGACTCCATGATTTCCATGATTTCCGAGGCGCGCGCCCGCTTCCTGTTTGAATTCGGCGTGCGCGACATTGAAGCGGATGGCACCGGCATCATCGTCACCGACCTGGCCACCACCTACCGTGCCGAAGCCCATGCGCGCGACCAGCTGCTGTTCGAAGTGGGCGTCATGGATTTCAATAAATATGGCGGCGACATCACCTTCCGCATCACGCGTCCGCGCGACAACACCCTGATCGCGATGGCCAAGTCCGGCTTTGTGTTTTTCAACTACAAGCGCAGCCAGGTCGTGCCCATGCCGGAAGAGTTCGGCAGCAAGTTCCCGCAGGTGAACTGGATCGATTAA
- a CDS encoding substrate-binding periplasmic protein — MQAAITARLCLALALALSGVWQTVLAAPQTVILYGDDDYAPYSYVENGVFKGMYVDMLRAAATSMAEYRLDLQPRPWKRGLAALEKGQVFGLFPPGRKTERPYVQPYSAMLYRESVVLFCHDAVMRKPRTHFPTDFAGLTIGVNTGFLLSEKLMAPARQGLLHLAAAKGNDANLKKLALRRIDCYASDRGAARYTARQLQGELSSYGFQLHEVLELSSEATYIAYSARNTPVYKADFIEKMNAALLAMRHNGQLARIEEAYLR, encoded by the coding sequence ATGCAAGCAGCGATAACGGCAAGACTGTGCCTGGCCCTGGCCCTGGCGTTGTCGGGCGTGTGGCAGACCGTCCTGGCCGCGCCGCAAACCGTCATCCTGTATGGCGACGACGACTATGCGCCGTACAGCTATGTGGAAAACGGCGTCTTCAAGGGCATGTACGTCGATATGCTGCGCGCAGCCGCCACAAGCATGGCGGAGTATCGGCTGGACCTGCAGCCGCGCCCCTGGAAACGGGGACTAGCCGCGCTGGAAAAAGGCCAGGTATTCGGTCTGTTCCCGCCCGGGCGCAAGACAGAGCGGCCGTACGTGCAACCGTATTCGGCCATGCTGTACCGCGAATCGGTGGTGCTGTTTTGCCATGACGCCGTCATGCGCAAGCCGCGCACGCACTTCCCGACCGACTTCGCCGGCCTGACCATCGGCGTCAACACGGGGTTTTTGCTGTCGGAAAAATTGATGGCGCCGGCCCGCCAGGGATTGCTGCATCTGGCAGCGGCCAAGGGCAACGATGCCAATCTGAAGAAACTGGCCCTGCGGCGCATCGATTGCTACGCCAGCGACCGCGGCGCGGCCCGCTACACGGCACGCCAACTGCAAGGAGAACTAAGCAGCTACGGCTTTCAATTGCACGAAGTGCTGGAACTGTCGTCCGAAGCCACATATATCGCCTACAGCGCACGCAATACGCCCGTCTACAAGGCCGATTTCATCGAGAAGATGAATGCGGCCTTGCTTGCCATGCGGCACAACGGCCAGCTGGCACGCATCGAAGAGGCTTACCTGCGCTGA
- a CDS encoding PQQ-dependent sugar dehydrogenase — protein sequence MRHLLSRFSRPWLPLLPPLLLACCLALLTACGGGHDDDPPGATTGDLTISIVGLPAGVAGAVTLSGPGSYSKTLTVSTTLASLAPGAYTLSAASVAQGTQTLAPTPVTQQVQVTAGATASASVSYAATAPLALALQEVASGLSAPIFLTAPPGDSRLFILERPGRIRVLQNGNLLATPFLDISPLTTTSGERGLLSLAFHPQYASNGYFFIYYTNLAGDIVIERRQVSAGNANVADPLSALTILTIPHPTFSNHYGGLLSFGPDGYLTAGTGDGGSAGDPPGNAQNTNVLLGKLLRLDVNASTVAQPYAIPPGNPFATAGGRAEIWAYGLRNPWRYAFDVPAQLLYIADVGQANWEEVDVRPVGQAGNNYGWNIMEGLHCYNSTSCNQAGLVLPAIEYGHDTAGGCSITGGYVYRGTALPELAGQYLYSDYCSGWLKSFSYSNGTPSAVTDWGITNVGNILSFGQDAQNELYMLSGTGKVYKVVRK from the coding sequence ATGCGCCATCTGCTTTCCCGCTTTTCCCGCCCCTGGCTGCCCCTGCTGCCGCCCCTGCTGCTGGCGTGCTGCCTGGCCCTGCTGACCGCCTGTGGTGGCGGCCATGACGACGACCCGCCCGGCGCCACCACGGGTGACCTGACAATCAGCATAGTTGGCTTGCCGGCCGGCGTGGCGGGCGCCGTCACGCTCAGCGGCCCCGGGTCGTACAGCAAGACGCTGACGGTCAGCACCACGCTCGCCAGCCTGGCGCCTGGCGCCTACACGCTCAGCGCCGCCAGCGTGGCGCAAGGCACGCAAACGCTGGCGCCCACGCCCGTCACGCAGCAGGTCCAAGTCACTGCGGGGGCGACGGCCAGCGCCAGTGTCAGCTATGCGGCCACGGCACCGCTGGCACTGGCCCTGCAAGAGGTGGCCAGTGGCTTGAGCGCACCCATCTTCCTCACGGCGCCGCCCGGCGACAGCCGCCTCTTCATTCTCGAACGCCCCGGCCGCATCCGCGTGCTGCAGAACGGCAACCTGCTGGCCACGCCCTTCCTCGATATCAGCCCGCTCACCACTACCAGCGGCGAGCGGGGCTTGCTGTCGCTGGCCTTCCATCCGCAGTACGCCAGCAACGGCTATTTCTTTATCTATTACACCAACCTGGCCGGCGACATCGTCATCGAGCGGCGGCAAGTGTCGGCGGGCAACGCCAACGTGGCCGATCCCCTGTCCGCCCTGACCATCCTGACGATACCCCACCCCACATTCAGCAACCACTATGGCGGCCTGCTCAGCTTTGGCCCGGACGGCTACCTGACCGCGGGCACGGGCGACGGCGGCAGCGCGGGCGACCCGCCCGGCAATGCGCAAAACACAAATGTACTGCTGGGCAAGCTGCTGCGCCTGGACGTCAACGCCAGCACGGTAGCCCAACCGTACGCCATTCCTCCTGGCAACCCCTTTGCCACGGCGGGCGGGCGCGCCGAAATCTGGGCCTACGGCTTGCGCAACCCGTGGCGCTACGCCTTCGACGTGCCGGCCCAACTGCTGTATATCGCCGACGTGGGCCAGGCCAATTGGGAAGAAGTCGACGTGCGTCCCGTGGGGCAGGCGGGCAACAACTATGGCTGGAACATCATGGAAGGATTGCATTGCTACAACAGCACCAGTTGCAACCAGGCGGGGCTGGTCCTGCCCGCCATCGAATACGGCCACGATACGGCCGGCGGCTGCTCGATCACGGGCGGCTATGTGTACCGGGGCACAGCCCTGCCGGAACTGGCGGGGCAGTACCTGTATTCGGACTACTGCAGCGGCTGGCTGAAAAGCTTCAGCTACAGCAATGGCACGCCCTCCGCCGTGACGGACTGGGGCATCACCAATGTGGGCAATATCCTGTCGTTTGGCCAGGATGCGCAAAACGAGCTGTACATGCTGAGCGGCACGGGCAAGGTGTACAAGGTTGTACGTAAATAA
- a CDS encoding DUF3369 domain-containing protein, translating to MSFLSSASPKLPPWKVLLVDDEPDIHDITKLTLSRFRLEGRALSFVHAYSGAEAKQVLAREEGIALVFLDVVMEREDSGLEVARWMREDLGNQFTRIVLRTGQPGQAPEERVIVNYDINDYKEKTELDRTKLFTTTFAALRAYRDIMKVEEARQAQLHYREGLERVIAASAHIFKQRNLRDFASGLLQQVVALLRLETSMLLRLRGASAISGEQDYEILAQIGDHEADDGILSPSLLSQLDDAKSNKISRLHGDTYVGYFPNSSGKASLLVLKGVEEISDLDAQLLEVFCSGVAIAFDNILLTQEITDTQAELILRLGDVVESRSHEGGNHVRRMAEVCQLLAQASGMSEEETMVLRHAAPMHDIGKISTPDAVLLKPGKLDAAEWEIMKQHPTVGMSILDGSQRPLLKAAAVIAHQHHEKYDGSGYPQGLVGENIHKYARIAAVADVFDALMHKRCYKDAWPLERVVSYLREVSGSHLDPQYVELLIANLDEALALNQRFPD from the coding sequence ATGTCATTTTTGTCTTCAGCATCGCCCAAGTTACCCCCCTGGAAAGTCCTGCTCGTCGATGATGAACCCGACATCCACGACATCACCAAACTGACGCTGAGCCGTTTCCGCCTGGAAGGCCGTGCCCTGAGCTTCGTGCACGCCTACAGCGGCGCCGAAGCCAAGCAGGTGCTGGCGCGCGAAGAAGGCATCGCGCTGGTCTTCCTGGACGTGGTGATGGAACGCGAAGACAGCGGCCTGGAAGTGGCGCGCTGGATGCGCGAAGACCTGGGCAACCAGTTTACGCGCATCGTGCTGCGCACCGGGCAGCCGGGACAGGCGCCGGAAGAACGGGTGATCGTCAACTACGACATCAACGACTACAAGGAAAAGACGGAACTGGACCGCACCAAGCTGTTCACCACCACCTTTGCCGCCCTGCGCGCCTACCGCGACATCATGAAGGTGGAAGAGGCGCGCCAGGCCCAGTTGCACTACCGCGAAGGCCTGGAAAGAGTCATCGCCGCCTCGGCGCATATCTTCAAGCAGCGCAACCTGCGCGACTTCGCCAGCGGCCTGCTGCAGCAAGTCGTCGCCCTGCTGCGCCTGGAAACGAGCATGCTGCTGCGCCTGCGCGGCGCCAGCGCCATCTCGGGCGAGCAGGACTATGAAATCCTCGCGCAGATCGGCGACCATGAAGCCGATGACGGCATCCTCAGCCCTTCCCTGCTGTCACAGCTGGACGACGCCAAGAGCAATAAAATCTCGCGCCTGCACGGTGACACCTATGTCGGCTATTTTCCCAACAGCAGCGGCAAGGCGTCCTTGCTGGTCTTGAAGGGCGTGGAAGAAATTTCTGACCTCGACGCGCAATTACTGGAAGTATTCTGCTCCGGCGTGGCGATTGCCTTCGACAACATCCTGCTGACGCAGGAAATCACCGATACCCAGGCCGAACTGATCCTGCGCCTGGGCGACGTGGTCGAATCGCGCTCGCACGAAGGCGGCAACCACGTGCGCCGCATGGCCGAAGTATGCCAGCTGCTGGCGCAGGCCTCCGGCATGTCGGAAGAAGAAACCATGGTGCTGCGCCACGCGGCTCCCATGCATGACATCGGCAAGATTTCCACGCCCGACGCCGTGCTGCTGAAACCCGGCAAGCTCGACGCTGCCGAGTGGGAAATCATGAAGCAGCATCCGACGGTGGGCATGTCCATCCTCGACGGTTCGCAGCGCCCGCTGCTCAAAGCAGCCGCCGTAATCGCCCACCAGCACCATGAAAAATACGACGGCAGCGGCTACCCGCAAGGCCTGGTCGGTGAAAACATCCACAAATACGCGCGCATCGCCGCCGTCGCCGACGTCTTCGACGCCCTCATGCACAAGCGCTGCTACAAGGACGCCTGGCCGCTGGAGCGGGTAGTGAGCTACCTGCGCGAAGTAAGCGGCAGCCACCTCGATCCGCAGTATGTGGAGTTACTGATTGCGAATCTGGATGAAGCGCTTGCGTTGAATCAGCGTTTCCCTGATTAG